A section of the Sedimentisphaera cyanobacteriorum genome encodes:
- a CDS encoding mechanosensitive ion channel family protein: MLINWLKSPNGGIRWGIRLASFLAVLIAFYILAAVAGGIVRRAAQMNKKASELLRNFFVNIVKKTVIIVGWVVALSSLGLNVAPLIAGIGAVGFIVGFALQGTLNNFAAGIMILLHRPYDVGDVVNTAGVSGVVESMSLNTTTIKSFDNQIVVVPNGSIWGDVITNVTGSDIRRVDMVFGISYDSDISKAQQILLELVKSHSLVLESPEPNIQVHELADSSVNLICRPWVKTGDYWAVYWNLMRCVKEEFDKAGISIPFPQTDVHLYSEAKKNKNEPSEKNSQKPSDEQNSSGMEEEQ, from the coding sequence ATGCTTATTAACTGGCTGAAATCTCCAAACGGGGGAATACGCTGGGGGATTAGGCTCGCTTCTTTTCTGGCAGTCCTGATTGCATTTTATATTTTAGCGGCCGTCGCAGGAGGAATTGTAAGGCGTGCTGCCCAAATGAACAAAAAGGCTTCTGAACTGCTTCGCAACTTCTTCGTGAATATTGTTAAGAAGACGGTAATTATAGTCGGCTGGGTAGTTGCTCTTTCTTCGCTCGGACTGAACGTTGCCCCGCTGATCGCAGGTATTGGGGCTGTCGGCTTTATTGTTGGTTTTGCGCTGCAGGGTACTTTGAACAATTTCGCCGCTGGGATAATGATCCTGCTTCACCGCCCATACGATGTGGGAGATGTTGTTAATACTGCCGGCGTTTCGGGAGTGGTAGAATCAATGAGCCTTAACACAACAACGATAAAAAGCTTCGATAATCAGATAGTTGTTGTGCCGAACGGTTCTATCTGGGGCGATGTGATAACAAACGTTACAGGAAGCGATATAAGGCGTGTGGATATGGTCTTCGGAATATCCTACGATTCGGACATCTCAAAAGCTCAGCAAATACTTCTGGAGCTTGTAAAATCGCACAGCCTCGTTCTCGAAAGCCCTGAGCCGAATATTCAGGTGCATGAGCTGGCAGATTCATCAGTAAATCTGATCTGCAGACCGTGGGTTAAAACCGGCGACTACTGGGCAGTTTACTGGAATCTAATGCGCTGTGTAAAAGAAGAGTTTGATAAGGCGGGTATAAGCATCCCGTTCCCGCAGACAGATGTGCATCTTTACAGCGAAGCGAAAAAGAATAAAAATGAACCATCTGAAAAAAACAGTCAAAAACCTTCTGATGAGCAGAACTCATCAGGAATGGAAGAAGAGCAGTAA